The Malus sylvestris chromosome 12, drMalSylv7.2, whole genome shotgun sequence genome contains a region encoding:
- the LOC126594340 gene encoding probable LRR receptor-like serine/threonine-protein kinase At1g06840 isoform X2, which translates to MLKLRASGCVVALLCSCFVLFAVAKVTNPSEVNVLRAIKSRLIDPKNHLRNWDDGDPCESHWTGVFCLDAVGDDGYLHLRELQLLNMNLSGTLAPELGQLSQLLILDFMWNELSGPIPKEIGNISSLKLLLLNGNKLSGSLPPELGYLTNLTRLQVDQNYMSGPIPKSFANMASLKHFHLNNNSFSGQIPPELSKASNLLHLLFDNNNLSGYLPPELSMLPNVRIIQCDNNNFSGTEIPASYGNLSRLTKLSLRNCSLQGEIPDFSRIANLSYIDLSRNQLSGSIPSHRLSHNITTIILSDNHLNGSIPESFYDLPALEKVSLHDNFITGSVPAMWRNIPFSTTARFALDLRNNLLSQISEELNPPENVTLRLAGNPVCKSASVPNIGQFCRSEAGGDGISENSINSTQPMTCSSQECPTDYFYEYVPSSPVPCFCASPLRVEYRLKSPSFSYFSPHKHNFEIYLTSVLNLRLYQLSIDSFVWQEGPRLLMHMKFFPMFINPHLNLFNASEVQRLRGQLTSWDVPPTDFFGPYELLKFTLLGPYSNMIVERQKGISKRALAGVIIGCIAAVVIIPAIAMLVTKRYVKHRYPPPSRRHSSLKISMRIEGVKAFTFKEMKVATQNFDTSMQLGRGGYGKVYKGILSDNTAVAIKHAEEGSLQGQKEFLTEIELLSRVHHRNLVSLVGYCDEEGEQMLVYEFMPNGTLHDWLWVKAKGSLDFTMRLRIALGSAKGILYLHTEANPPIFHRDIKASNILLDSNLVAKVADFGLSRLAPPQDDEGTGSSYVSTVVKGTPGYIDPEYFLTNKLTDKSDVYSLGIVFLELLTGGQPISHGKNIVREVNLAYQAGLVFSIIDKRMRSYPSKCVERFLDLALRCCNEKPDKRPHMLEVVREIENILKIMPATDTIFSPSTSSYSDQSPTSSSFMTGDRSNMSSSLLAGSDLTSGVVPTIVPR; encoded by the exons ATGCTAAAGCTGAGAGCTTCTGGATGTGTCGTTGCTCTCCTGTGTTCTTGCTTCGTGCTGTTTGCCGTTGCAAAAGTTACAAATCCTTCAGAAG TCAATGTACTGAGAGCAATCAAGAGCAGATTAATTGATCCTAAGAATCATCTAAGGAATTGGGACGACGGGGATCCTTGCGAATCTCATTGGACCGGAGTTTTCTGTCTTGATGCTGTTGGGGATGATGGATACTTGCACCTCCGGGAACT CCAACTGCTGAATATGAATCTCTCAGGAACTTTAGCACCTGAGCTTGGCCAACTATCCCAACTTCTGATATT AGATTTCATGTGGAATGAATTAAGTGGACCTATACCGAAGGAGATCGGAAACATTTCATCCTTGAAGCTCTT GCTCTTGAATGGAAACAAACTATCTGGTTCCTTACCTCCTGAGCTCGGTTATCTTACAAATTTAACTAGACTACAAGTCGATCAGAACTATATGTCAGGTCCAATTCCAAAATCATTTGCTAACATGGCCAGTTTAAAACATTT CCACTTGAACAACAACTCCTTCAGCGGTCAAATTCCACCTGAGCTTTCTAAAGCATCCAATCTTCTTCACTT GCTTTTCGATAATAATAACTTATCCGGATATCTACCACCAGAATTATCCATGTTACCGAATGTGCGCATCAT TCAGTGCgataacaacaacttcagtgggACTGAGATTCCAGCCTCTTATGGAAACCTTTCCAGATTAACAAAACT AAGTCTTAGGAATTGCAGTTTGCAGGGAGAAATTCCTGACTTTAGCAGGATAGCTAACCTTAGTTATAT AGATCTAAGCCGGAATCAACTTTCTGGATCCATACCGTCACACAGACTTTCTCACAATATAACAACAAT CATTCTGTCAGACAACCATCTTAATGGATCGATTCCTGAGAGTTTTTATGATCTTCCAGCTCTGGAGAAAGT GTCGCTCCACGACAATTTTATTACGGGTTCTGTCCCTGCTATGTGGCGGAATATACCTTTCAGTACAACAGCTAGATTTGCACT TGATCTTCGGAACAATTTGCTTTCACAAATATCGGAAGAGCTAAATCCTCCTGAAAATGTCACTTTGAG GCTTGCAGGAAATCCTGTCTGCAAGAGTGCAAGTGTACCAAATATAGGCCAGTTCTGTCGATCTGAAGCTGGAGGAGACGGGATCTCTGAAAACTCGATAAACTCCACTCAACCAATGACCTGCTCTAGCCAAGAATGTCCAACAGACTATTTCTACGAATATGTCCCATCTTCCCCAGTTCCATGCTTTTGTGCATCACCTTTAAGAGTTGAATATCGTCTAAAAAGTCCgagtttttcatatttttctcctCATAAACACAATTTTGAAATCTACTTAACTAGTGTTCTCAACCTGCGCCTTTATCAATTATCAATTGATTCATTTGTCTGGCAAGAAGGGCCTCGTTTGCTGATGCATATGAAGTTTTTTCCCATGTTCATCAATCCACACTTGAATTTATTTAATGCAAGTGAGGTTCAGCGATTGAGAGGCCAGCTTACATCATGGGATGTTCCTCCAACTGATTTCTTTGGACCGTATGAGCTTCTCAAATTCACTCTGCTGGGACCTTATTCGAACA TGATTGTTGAGCGGCAAAAGGGCATTAGCAAGAGAGCTTTAGCAGGTGTTATAATAGGATGCATTGCTGCTGTTGTCATTATTCCTGCAATAGCCATGCTTGTGACCAAAAGATATGTCAAACACCGTTACCCACCACCATCACGGAGACATTCAT CCTTAAAGATCTCTATGAGAATTGAAGGTGTAAAGGCGTTCACTTTCAAAGAAATGAAAGTAGCTACTCAGAATTTCGATACTTCAATGCAACTTGGACGAGGAGGCTATGGGAAAGTTTACAAAGGCATTTTGTCCGATAACACAGCTGTAGCCATAAAGCATGCAGAAGAAGGATCCTTACAGGGCCAAAAGGAGTTCTTGACCGAGATAGAACTGCTATCAAGGGTACATCACCGAAACCTAGTCTCTTTGGTGGGATATTGTGATGAAGAAGGGGAGCAG ATGCTGGTTTACGAGTTTATGCCTAATGGTACCTTACACGACTGGCTTTGGG TTAAAGCCAAGGGAAGCCTGGACTTCACTATGAGGTTACGCATTGCATTAGGTTCCGCTAAAGGCATCCTTTATCTCCATACCGAGGCAAATCCTCCAATATTCCACCGGGATATCAAAGCCAGCAACATACTCTTGGACTCCAACCTCGTGGCCAAAGTGGCGGATTTTGGACTCTCGCGACTTGCACCTCCGCAGGATGATGAAGGGACCGGGTCCTCTTATGTATCTACAGTTGTGAAAGGAACGCCG GGTTACATTGATCCAGAGTATTTCCTGACCAATAAGTTGACGGACAAAAGCGATGTCTATAGCCTAGGAATCGTGTTTCTGGAGCTCCTTACCGGCGGTCAGCCAATTTCACACGGCAAAAACATAGTTCGAGAG GTGAATCTGGCTTATCAGGCAGGGCTGGTGTTCTCAATCATAGACAAAAGAATGCGATCCTATCCATCCAAATGTGTTGAGAGGTTTCTAGATTTGGCCCTCAGATGTTGTAACGAAAAGCCAGATAAGCGCCCTCATATGCTGGAAGTGGTGAGGGAGATCGAAAACATACTCAAAATCATGCCGGCAACCGACACCATATTCTCGCCATCTACTTCCTCGTACAGTGACCAGTCACCAACCTCGTCGTCCTTCATGACCGGAGACCGATCCAACATGTCCTCCAGCCTGCTGGCAGGAAGTGATCTAACCAGTGGCGTTGTCCCGACCATAGTGCCTCGATGA